From Chloracidobacterium thermophilum B:
GCCGTCAATGGGAATCCATGCCTTGACCTTCTTGAGGTCCTCGAAAAGCCGTGAGCGGTCAACCTGAAGGTCCCGAATAACCGGAAACTTGGTCAGCGGTTCGAGCGTGATGGGGCCGTCTTCGAGCTTGTCCACCAACGTGCTGCACGACTGACGTGCCTTGCCGTTGATGACCATCGAGCACGAACCACAAACGTGTTCAAGACAGGAACACTCCCACACCACCGGCGTGGTCGCCTGGCCGGAAGCCGTGACGGGATTTTTCTGGATTTCCATCAGGCAACTGATGATGTTCATGTTCGGGCGGTAGGGAAGCGCAAACTCCTCCCACCGGGCGGGCTTGCCGGGTGCATCCTGGCGTTTGATTTTGAGAACAATCTTTTCACGGGTCATCGAGCCATCTCCATTCCGGGGGGCGGCATCAGGTTATCTCTTTGGACGTGCCAGCGGCACAGCCTTGAATGTCACGGCCCTTCGGCTCTCTTCAGGCTCCGGGCCGTGACTCGTTACTGAAAGATTTCCACGTAAAACTGCTTCCATTTGCGTTCGGCATGCCGCAGAAACGCGCGGTTGGCACGCAGCCTGGCATCCGGTGTCTTTTCTCCGCCGACTGAACCCTCCGGCAGCG
This genomic window contains:
- the sdhB gene encoding succinate dehydrogenase iron-sulfur subunit, translating into MTREKIVLKIKRQDAPGKPARWEEFALPYRPNMNIISCLMEIQKNPVTASGQATTPVVWECSCLEHVCGSCSMVINGKARQSCSTLVDKLEDGPITLEPLTKFPVIRDLQVDRSRLFEDLKKVKAWIPIDGTYPMGPGPRLDQKTTEIRYKLSTCMSCAVCMEVCPQYNERSSFVGPSVLNQVRLMNLHPTGKLNRDERLEAIMGDGGITDCGNAQNCVKACPKNIPLTESIADLGRQTTIHGLLGWLMP